One Mycolicibacterium fortuitum subsp. fortuitum genomic window carries:
- a CDS encoding SRPBCC family protein, translating into MTPAEIEPIRKSVVVGAPVERAFSVFVERFDAIKPREHNLLSVPIAQTVFQPRVGGKIYDVGTDGSRCEWARVLVYEPPSRIVFSWDIGPTWHLESDPARTSEVEVRFIAEDDGRTRVELEHRHLERHGDGWRSVADGVDGDAGWPLYLSRFLDVVTQEASR; encoded by the coding sequence GTGACACCCGCAGAAATCGAGCCCATCCGCAAGAGCGTCGTCGTCGGTGCGCCGGTGGAACGGGCTTTCAGCGTGTTCGTCGAGCGATTCGATGCGATCAAACCGCGTGAACACAACCTGCTCTCGGTTCCGATAGCCCAGACCGTCTTCCAACCACGGGTAGGCGGCAAGATCTACGACGTCGGTACCGATGGCAGCCGATGCGAGTGGGCGCGGGTGCTGGTCTATGAGCCGCCCAGCCGCATCGTGTTCTCCTGGGACATCGGGCCCACCTGGCACCTCGAGTCGGACCCCGCTCGCACGAGTGAGGTGGAGGTCCGGTTCATCGCCGAAGACGACGGCCGCACCCGGGTCGAGTTGGAGCACCGGCACCTTGAGCGTCATGGTGACGGCTGGCGATCGGTGGCCGACGGGGTCGACGGCGACGCGGGCTGGCCGCTCTACCTCAGCCGCTTCCTCGACGTGGTCACGCAGGAGGCATCGCGGTGA
- a CDS encoding ArsR/SmtB family transcription factor — protein METYPLADPWTALADGSRRAIIRRLALGPLAVGELARELPISRPAVSQHLKVLKCAGLVGDQAAGTRRVYHVNPDAVAALRAELDAFWNQALDTYKNIVEQEGQTK, from the coding sequence GTGGAGACTTACCCATTGGCCGATCCGTGGACCGCCCTGGCCGATGGCAGCCGCCGGGCCATCATCAGACGGTTGGCGCTGGGCCCGTTGGCCGTCGGCGAGCTGGCCCGTGAGCTCCCGATCAGCCGGCCTGCCGTCTCCCAACATCTGAAGGTGCTGAAATGCGCTGGGCTGGTTGGTGATCAAGCCGCCGGAACCCGCCGCGTCTATCACGTCAATCCCGACGCAGTGGCGGCACTTCGCGCGGAGCTGGACGCCTTCTGGAATCAGGCGCTGGACACCTACAAGAACATCGTCGAGCAGGAGGGACAGACGAAGTGA
- a CDS encoding low affinity iron permease family protein produces the protein MTHETKNDSRAQSVSGPVTTVLDAVSRWAGSRWTAAALITVPMLFVLQHTTNRETTAILIKLDELIQATTDAKEDFVDLEDQEVSDQEQLHDELHHRT, from the coding sequence ATGACCCATGAAACGAAGAACGACAGCCGGGCACAGAGCGTTTCAGGTCCGGTGACGACGGTCCTCGACGCGGTGAGCCGGTGGGCCGGCTCCCGCTGGACGGCCGCAGCGCTGATAACCGTGCCGATGCTGTTCGTGTTGCAGCACACCACGAATCGGGAAACCACGGCGATCCTGATCAAACTCGACGAGCTGATCCAGGCGACGACTGACGCCAAGGAGGACTTCGTCGACCTTGAGGATCAAGAGGTCTCGGACCAGGAGCAGCTGCACGACGAGCTTCACCACCGCACCTGA
- the usfY gene encoding protein UsfY: MKGPDDPVDHTRTTRPHAGEAMKDNRNMPALVLIGLGVVMFVACLFGFATGNTGVGVVLAVLAAVGLLAGGLWLAIAHLRVRRMEERWYAEHPDVIRQAPNS; encoded by the coding sequence ATGAAAGGTCCCGACGACCCTGTCGACCACACCAGGACGACCCGGCCGCATGCCGGTGAGGCGATGAAGGACAACCGCAACATGCCCGCACTGGTCCTGATCGGACTGGGTGTCGTGATGTTCGTCGCGTGCCTGTTCGGCTTCGCGACGGGCAACACCGGGGTGGGCGTGGTGCTGGCGGTCTTGGCTGCGGTGGGCCTGCTGGCCGGCGGCCTGTGGCTGGCCATCGCGCATCTTCGTGTGCGGCGTATGGAAGAACGTTGGTACGCAGAACATCCCGACGTGATCAGGCAAGCACCCAACAGCTGA
- a CDS encoding restriction endonuclease, with protein MRRLRIKIIVVTGVAAAIASHLAGVDAAASLAIGFLVPLILAVTPRFLAGAFRGVSSPTAREQAALEMTGLEFEDHVARAARRCGLPVIMTPLTGDWGVDLIVGHRPNRIAVQCKRLSRPVGASAVQEVVAGAPMQDCTRTMVVTNNEFTPAARKLAELHGCELVSGADLPRLKSILRRAASAESTP; from the coding sequence GTGAGACGGCTTCGGATCAAGATCATCGTCGTCACCGGAGTCGCGGCTGCGATCGCGAGTCATCTGGCCGGTGTCGACGCCGCCGCCAGCCTGGCCATCGGGTTCCTGGTGCCGTTGATCCTGGCGGTCACTCCCCGCTTCCTGGCGGGCGCATTCCGTGGCGTCAGCAGTCCCACTGCCCGTGAACAGGCGGCCCTGGAGATGACAGGGCTGGAGTTCGAGGACCACGTGGCGCGGGCGGCCCGCAGGTGCGGATTGCCGGTGATCATGACTCCGCTCACCGGCGACTGGGGCGTGGATCTGATCGTCGGACACCGGCCGAACCGCATTGCCGTGCAATGCAAGCGGCTGTCCCGGCCGGTCGGGGCGAGCGCTGTGCAGGAGGTTGTCGCCGGCGCACCGATGCAGGATTGCACCAGGACCATGGTGGTCACCAACAACGAATTCACCCCGGCGGCACGAAAACTCGCCGAACTTCACGGATGCGAACTGGTGAGCGGAGCCGATCTGCCCAGGCTCAAGTCCATCCTGCGCCGGGCAGCGTCGGCAGAAAGTACGCCCTAG
- a CDS encoding flavodoxin family protein, whose translation MTAPTLSALALVCSLKRRPAESSSELIAEQVCENLRVLGVGTETLRCADFVIEPGVEADMGGDDQWPEIRQKILDADILLLSTPVWLGHPSSIAQRVLERLDAELSNTDDAGRPVVAGKVAVVSVVGNEDGAHKTVADVFQALNDIGYSIPAQGCTYWNGEAMHGTDYLELDEVPRPVADATAAAARNAAHLAGLLKVGQYPRYE comes from the coding sequence ATGACGGCCCCGACCCTGTCCGCACTGGCCCTTGTGTGCAGTCTGAAGCGTCGGCCGGCCGAGTCCAGCAGCGAGCTGATCGCCGAGCAGGTGTGTGAGAACCTGCGCGTGCTCGGGGTCGGCACCGAGACGCTGCGGTGCGCCGACTTCGTGATCGAACCGGGCGTGGAAGCCGATATGGGCGGCGACGACCAGTGGCCCGAGATCCGCCAGAAGATCCTGGACGCCGACATTCTGCTGTTGTCGACGCCGGTGTGGCTCGGTCACCCGTCGAGCATCGCGCAGCGCGTGCTGGAACGGCTCGATGCCGAGCTGTCCAACACCGACGACGCCGGTCGCCCGGTGGTCGCGGGCAAGGTTGCGGTGGTGTCGGTCGTCGGAAACGAGGACGGTGCGCACAAGACGGTGGCCGACGTCTTCCAGGCGCTCAACGACATCGGTTACAGCATCCCGGCACAGGGCTGTACGTACTGGAACGGCGAGGCCATGCACGGCACCGATTACCTGGAACTCGATGAAGTGCCCAGGCCCGTCGCCGATGCCACCGCCGCGGCAGCCCGCAACGCGGCGCACCTGGCCGGGCTGCTCAAGGTGGGCCAATACCCGCGCTACGAGTGA
- a CDS encoding UDP-glucose dehydrogenase family protein, which translates to MKVGVVGAGYVGLTTAVCLAERNHDTVCVDIDSGRVARLAGGVVPVDEPGLPELLGSGLRSGTLRFSENYDELADREVVFVCVPTPRGADGSADLSAVDAAVGNLAEVLGPGAVLAMKSTVPVGTTRRLSEQLGTHRIRAVSNPEFLRESHAVYDFRHPDRILIGAEDDTAAETMEQLYGAAAGEAFRMSPESAELAKYASNAFLAVKISYANSLAQLCARVGADIGDVTRCMGADIRIGPHFLQPGPGWGGSCLPKDTAELLHTGRSYGVELAEVSSACRTNGTQSGRIVDALCRAVPVPLAEARITALGLTFKAGTCDVRDSPALAICGDLSGAGAQIAGYDPRLDMMDHGVLRRSGVAAVDDPYRATKDADAIVVFTEWPEFREVSWVRVAERAPSAVVVDTRNILDPDTVTAAGLRYLGNGRPGGF; encoded by the coding sequence GTGAAGGTCGGTGTGGTCGGTGCCGGCTACGTCGGGCTGACTACCGCCGTGTGCCTGGCCGAGCGCAACCACGACACCGTGTGCGTTGATATCGACAGTGGGCGGGTGGCTCGGCTGGCCGGGGGTGTCGTGCCCGTCGACGAACCGGGACTGCCCGAACTGCTGGGCTCCGGACTGCGTTCGGGCACGCTGAGGTTCAGCGAAAACTACGACGAGCTGGCGGACCGCGAGGTCGTGTTCGTGTGTGTGCCGACCCCGCGCGGCGCCGACGGTTCGGCCGATCTCAGTGCGGTCGACGCGGCCGTCGGCAACCTGGCCGAAGTGCTCGGACCCGGTGCGGTCCTGGCGATGAAGTCGACCGTCCCCGTCGGCACCACCCGCCGGTTGTCCGAGCAACTGGGCACCCACCGGATTCGAGCGGTGTCCAACCCGGAATTCCTGCGGGAAAGCCATGCCGTCTACGACTTCCGGCATCCGGACCGGATTCTGATCGGGGCAGAGGACGATACCGCGGCCGAAACCATGGAGCAGCTCTACGGCGCTGCTGCCGGCGAAGCGTTCCGCATGAGCCCCGAGAGCGCAGAATTGGCCAAGTATGCGAGCAATGCCTTTCTGGCGGTCAAGATCTCGTACGCGAACTCGTTGGCGCAGTTGTGTGCGCGGGTCGGGGCGGACATCGGCGATGTCACCCGGTGCATGGGAGCCGACATCAGGATCGGTCCGCACTTTCTTCAGCCCGGGCCGGGCTGGGGCGGCTCGTGTCTGCCCAAGGACACCGCCGAATTACTGCACACCGGCCGCAGCTACGGCGTGGAGCTGGCCGAGGTTTCCTCGGCTTGCCGGACCAACGGAACACAGTCCGGCCGCATCGTCGATGCCCTCTGCCGTGCGGTTCCCGTGCCGCTGGCCGAGGCGAGAATCACGGCGCTCGGACTGACGTTCAAGGCGGGAACGTGTGATGTGAGAGATTCTCCGGCGCTGGCGATCTGTGGAGATCTCAGCGGGGCCGGAGCACAGATCGCCGGATACGACCCGAGACTGGACATGATGGACCACGGTGTACTACGCCGGTCGGGCGTCGCGGCAGTCGATGACCCGTACCGGGCCACCAAGGATGCCGATGCCATCGTGGTATTCACCGAATGGCCGGAGTTCCGGGAGGTGAGCTGGGTACGGGTCGCGGAGCGGGCCCCGTCGGCAGTGGTCGTCGACACCCGCAACATCCTCGACCCGGACACCGTGACCGCTGCGGGCCTGAGGTATCTGGGCAACGGTAGACCAGGTGGTTTCTGA
- a CDS encoding maleylpyruvate isomerase family mycothiol-dependent enzyme translates to MDLARDERADLAEFLATLTPDEWRAESLCAGWTVKDVVAHVISYEELGLTGLFKRFAKGRVVRANEVGVAEYSAMSTDELLAFLNRHLRPQGLTARFGGMIGLVDGTIHHQDIRRALSRPRVVPVQRLQRILPLVPGNPRLGAGRRIRGLRLRANDIEWEHGDGPEVTGTAEALLLAMTGREQAARELTGPGATTLLGRL, encoded by the coding sequence ATGGACCTGGCCCGCGACGAGCGCGCCGATCTTGCCGAATTCCTGGCCACCTTGACCCCCGATGAATGGCGCGCGGAGTCGCTGTGCGCCGGCTGGACGGTGAAAGACGTGGTGGCACACGTCATCAGCTATGAAGAGCTGGGTCTGACCGGGTTGTTCAAGCGCTTCGCAAAGGGACGGGTGGTGCGAGCCAACGAAGTGGGGGTTGCCGAGTACTCCGCGATGTCCACCGACGAACTGTTGGCGTTTCTCAACCGGCATCTGCGGCCGCAGGGGCTGACCGCACGGTTTGGCGGCATGATCGGCCTGGTCGACGGCACCATCCACCACCAGGACATCCGGCGCGCACTCAGCCGGCCGAGGGTGGTACCGGTGCAGCGCCTACAGCGAATTCTGCCTCTGGTACCTGGCAATCCGAGACTCGGCGCGGGACGGCGGATCAGAGGACTCCGGTTGCGGGCCAACGACATCGAGTGGGAGCACGGCGACGGCCCGGAGGTCACCGGCACCGCTGAGGCACTGCTGCTGGCCATGACCGGCCGTGAGCAAGCCGCGCGAGAACTCACCGGGCCCGGGGCCACAACGCTGCTCGGCAGGCTCTGA
- the lat gene encoding L-lysine 6-transaminase: MTAVLTPTPQVTPDRVRAVLARSILTDGFDLVLDLDRSRGSYLVDARTGERFLDMFTFFASSALGMNHPALAEDEQFRAELAQAAVNKPSNSDIYSVPLARFVDTFRRVLGDPALPHLFFVDGGALAVENALKVAFDWKSRHNESRGIDPALGTKVLHLRGAFHGRSGYTMSLTNTDPVKVARFPKFDWPRIDAPYLRRGVDIAALEADSLRQARAAFEADPHDIACFIAEPIQGEGGDRHMRPEFFAAMRELCDEFDALMVFDEVQTGCGITGTSWAYQQLGVAPDVVAFGKKAQVCGVMAGRRVDEVTDNVFSVSSRINSTWGGNLVDMVRSRRIMEVIEADDLLADVAVTGGHLLAQLDTLAADFPDTVLDARGRGLMCAFSLPSAAARDELVRRLWDRHVIMLPSGPDSVRFRPALTVTCKEIDACLDAVRDALRSPLYG; this comes from the coding sequence ATGACTGCAGTCTTGACACCTACGCCGCAGGTAACGCCGGACCGGGTGCGTGCGGTCCTGGCGCGCAGCATTCTGACCGACGGCTTCGACCTCGTCCTGGATCTCGACCGATCCCGCGGCTCGTACTTGGTGGACGCGCGCACCGGCGAACGTTTCCTGGACATGTTCACCTTCTTCGCCTCATCCGCGCTCGGCATGAACCACCCGGCGCTGGCCGAGGATGAGCAGTTCCGGGCTGAACTGGCGCAGGCCGCCGTGAACAAGCCGAGCAATTCCGACATCTACAGCGTGCCGCTCGCGCGGTTCGTCGACACCTTCCGTCGCGTGCTCGGCGACCCGGCCCTGCCTCACCTGTTCTTCGTCGACGGCGGAGCCCTGGCCGTGGAGAACGCGCTCAAGGTGGCGTTCGACTGGAAGAGCCGGCACAACGAATCCCGCGGGATCGACCCCGCACTGGGAACCAAGGTGCTGCATCTGCGCGGGGCTTTCCACGGGCGCAGTGGGTACACGATGTCACTGACCAACACCGACCCTGTCAAGGTGGCCCGCTTCCCGAAGTTCGACTGGCCGCGCATCGACGCCCCTTACCTGCGACGCGGCGTGGATATCGCTGCGCTGGAGGCCGATTCGCTACGGCAGGCCCGAGCCGCATTCGAGGCCGACCCGCACGACATCGCCTGCTTCATCGCAGAGCCGATCCAGGGTGAGGGCGGCGACCGGCACATGCGGCCTGAGTTCTTCGCCGCGATGCGCGAACTGTGCGACGAATTCGACGCCTTGATGGTCTTCGACGAAGTGCAGACCGGATGCGGCATCACCGGAACTTCCTGGGCTTACCAGCAGTTGGGGGTCGCCCCGGATGTGGTCGCCTTCGGGAAGAAGGCCCAGGTATGCGGTGTGATGGCCGGCCGGCGAGTCGACGAGGTCACCGACAACGTCTTCAGCGTGAGCTCGCGGATCAACTCGACCTGGGGAGGCAACCTGGTGGACATGGTGCGCTCACGACGCATCATGGAGGTGATCGAAGCCGACGATCTACTGGCTGACGTCGCGGTGACTGGTGGCCACCTACTGGCACAGCTGGATACGCTGGCCGCCGATTTCCCCGATACGGTGCTCGACGCGCGAGGCCGCGGCCTGATGTGCGCGTTCAGCCTTCCCTCGGCCGCGGCACGCGACGAGCTGGTCCGGAGGCTGTGGGACCGTCACGTCATCATGCTGCCGAGCGGGCCCGATTCGGTGCGTTTCCGGCCGGCCCTGACAGTGACGTGCAAGGAGATCGACGCGTGTCTGGACGCGGTGCGGGATGCCCTGCGATCTCCTTTGTACGGCTAG
- a CDS encoding PAS and ANTAR domain-containing protein, with protein sequence MTSDPSAGAPESPLEHAFAGGEAQRVGWFRFYFADERWEWSPQVERMHGYEPGTANPTTELVLSHKHPEDYGQVAATLLEIRRTSGAFSTRHRIIDVAGDVHHVVVVGDQLFDEAGDIVGTHGFYVDVSPSITQEREDAVTEAVAEIAEARGAIEQAKGMLMLIYRINADAAFELLKWRSQETNTKLRLLAEQLATDFLNLDYSETLPSRAVLDRLLLTAHLRVKPEV encoded by the coding sequence GTGACGAGTGATCCCTCTGCGGGGGCCCCGGAATCGCCCCTCGAGCATGCGTTCGCCGGTGGCGAGGCGCAGCGCGTCGGTTGGTTCCGGTTCTATTTCGCCGACGAGCGCTGGGAGTGGTCGCCCCAGGTTGAGCGGATGCACGGCTATGAGCCGGGGACCGCGAATCCGACCACCGAGCTGGTGCTCTCTCACAAGCATCCCGAAGACTACGGGCAGGTTGCGGCGACCTTGCTGGAGATCCGGCGCACGTCCGGCGCCTTCAGTACCCGCCACCGGATCATCGACGTGGCCGGCGATGTCCATCACGTCGTGGTGGTCGGCGATCAGCTCTTCGACGAGGCCGGAGACATCGTCGGGACACACGGCTTCTATGTCGATGTCTCACCGTCGATCACGCAGGAGCGTGAGGATGCGGTCACCGAGGCGGTGGCCGAGATCGCCGAGGCCCGAGGTGCCATCGAGCAGGCCAAGGGCATGTTGATGCTGATCTACCGGATCAACGCGGATGCGGCATTCGAACTGCTGAAATGGCGGTCGCAGGAGACCAACACAAAGTTGCGCCTGTTGGCCGAGCAGCTGGCGACAGATTTCCTGAATCTCGATTATTCCGAGACACTGCCCAGCCGGGCCGTCTTGGACCGATTACTGCTCACGGCACACCTGCGGGTGAAGCCGGAGGTTTAA
- a CDS encoding iron-containing redox enzyme family protein: MTTPLTAPQPGLPPAKGPISAALMERLGDRAPHNHLEPVWIPLRDSDPLGLDVQLALYICYELHYRGFAGVDQDWEWNAGLLHLRSQFERNFLAAVRREVGTIDPDDTAEQEMERLSVEPVDGAGPSYHLCDEGTWEQMREYFVHRSLYHLKEGDPHAWLIPRLSGQAKAAFVAVEYDEYGSGSAARVHQNLFADLMREADLDDSYLGYLDAVPAESLALVNLMSMFGLHRRLRGAAAGHFAATEITSSPGSRRMVAALQRMNAPEACVRFYREHVEADAVHEQVVRHDVVGDLIRREPELDSDVVFGMRAFAAMEDRLADHLMKCWLAERSSLIRPLS, from the coding sequence ATGACGACGCCTCTCACCGCTCCGCAACCCGGGCTGCCGCCCGCAAAGGGACCCATCTCCGCCGCCCTGATGGAGCGACTCGGCGATCGTGCACCGCACAACCACCTGGAACCGGTGTGGATTCCGCTGCGTGACTCCGATCCGCTGGGACTGGACGTACAGCTCGCGCTCTACATCTGTTACGAGTTGCACTATCGCGGCTTTGCCGGGGTCGACCAGGACTGGGAATGGAATGCCGGGCTGCTGCACCTACGGTCCCAGTTCGAACGGAACTTCCTCGCCGCAGTGCGCCGGGAGGTCGGCACCATCGACCCCGACGACACCGCCGAGCAGGAGATGGAGCGTCTGTCCGTCGAGCCGGTCGACGGCGCCGGGCCGTCGTATCACCTCTGCGACGAGGGCACATGGGAACAGATGCGCGAGTACTTCGTGCACCGATCGTTGTACCACCTCAAAGAGGGTGACCCGCACGCTTGGCTGATCCCCCGCCTCAGCGGGCAGGCCAAGGCCGCCTTCGTCGCGGTCGAGTACGACGAGTACGGGTCCGGCTCGGCGGCCCGCGTCCACCAGAACCTGTTTGCGGACTTGATGAGGGAAGCCGACCTCGACGACAGCTACCTCGGCTATCTGGACGCGGTACCGGCCGAGAGTCTCGCGCTGGTGAACCTGATGTCCATGTTCGGCCTACACCGGCGGCTCCGAGGCGCGGCGGCCGGGCATTTCGCGGCCACCGAGATCACCTCCTCGCCGGGATCGCGGCGCATGGTGGCCGCCCTGCAACGAATGAACGCGCCCGAGGCGTGCGTCCGGTTCTATCGCGAGCACGTCGAAGCCGACGCCGTACATGAGCAGGTGGTGCGCCACGACGTGGTGGGTGACCTGATCCGGCGCGAACCGGAGCTCGACTCCGATGTCGTATTCGGCATGCGGGCCTTCGCCGCCATGGAGGACAGGTTGGCCGACCACCTGATGAAATGTTGGTTGGCCGAGCGTAGTTCGCTGATCCGGCCGCTCTCCTGA
- a CDS encoding STAS domain-containing protein: MSTMNAAKPAISFVNDHPRAQFCAQWLWPATAVISVRGELDASNAAEIIDCGIRQSRPSGQLVLDLGAVEFFGVGCFACLHTLNVRFAGDNIDWTLIPSTAVSRVLGICDPACALPVSPDLPTALSTLRDQPRQLQLVNVDR, from the coding sequence ATGTCCACCATGAACGCCGCGAAACCGGCGATATCTTTCGTCAACGACCACCCCCGTGCGCAGTTCTGTGCGCAGTGGCTGTGGCCGGCTACCGCAGTGATCAGCGTCCGCGGAGAACTGGATGCGTCCAATGCCGCTGAAATCATCGACTGCGGAATCCGGCAGAGCAGGCCGAGCGGACAGCTCGTTCTGGACCTCGGTGCCGTCGAGTTCTTCGGCGTAGGCTGCTTCGCCTGCCTGCACACGCTCAACGTGCGATTTGCCGGCGACAATATCGACTGGACGCTGATCCCGAGCACCGCGGTGTCCCGCGTCCTGGGCATCTGCGATCCCGCCTGCGCCTTGCCGGTCTCCCCTGACCTTCCCACTGCCCTGTCCACGCTGCGGGATCAGCCGCGACAGCTGCAATTGGTGAACGTGGACCGCTAA
- a CDS encoding DNA topoisomerase IB, with protein MRLRRSVVGGPGLRRVRRGRGFGYLDQDGVAVTDPATLKRIEDLVIPPAWNKVWICPHPNGHIQAVGTDVAGRRQYLYHSQWQQERGEEKFDRVLELSAGLADWRNDITGDLRRRGLTRDRVLALGLRLLDLGYFRAGGDQYAEENNSFGIATLLCEHITLRPDVVEFDYPAKSGVRRTLVVEDPAVVRAVRSLRRARGNDDRLLAYRNSADWTEVHAEDLNVRFKEMVGDDYTVKDLRTWHGTVLAAEAFVDADPPVNDKVIKRVESAVMREVAEALGNTPAVARSAYVDPRVVGAYREGLTIGAAVRRAARVKSSDKRQAILDRSTARLIRKVGSQT; from the coding sequence GTGAGGCTGCGGAGGAGCGTGGTCGGCGGGCCGGGGCTTCGCCGGGTTCGCCGCGGCCGGGGATTCGGTTATCTCGATCAGGACGGTGTCGCCGTCACCGACCCGGCAACGCTGAAACGCATCGAGGATCTGGTCATTCCGCCCGCATGGAACAAGGTCTGGATCTGCCCGCACCCCAACGGCCACATCCAGGCCGTCGGAACCGATGTCGCCGGGCGGCGCCAATACCTTTATCACTCCCAATGGCAGCAGGAGCGCGGCGAAGAGAAGTTCGACCGCGTGCTGGAGTTGTCGGCCGGGCTGGCGGACTGGCGCAACGACATCACCGGTGATCTGCGCAGGCGCGGGCTCACCCGGGATCGCGTGCTGGCACTCGGTCTTCGCCTGCTGGACCTCGGCTACTTCCGGGCCGGCGGTGACCAATACGCCGAGGAGAACAATTCGTTCGGCATCGCCACGCTCCTATGCGAACACATCACGCTGCGGCCGGATGTGGTCGAGTTCGACTACCCGGCCAAGAGCGGCGTGCGTCGGACGCTGGTGGTCGAGGACCCAGCGGTGGTACGGGCCGTCCGGTCACTACGGCGTGCCCGCGGCAACGATGATCGCTTGCTGGCATACCGCAACTCGGCTGACTGGACCGAGGTGCACGCCGAGGATCTCAACGTCCGGTTCAAAGAAATGGTCGGCGACGACTACACCGTGAAAGACCTACGGACCTGGCACGGCACGGTGCTGGCGGCCGAGGCGTTCGTCGACGCCGATCCCCCGGTGAACGACAAGGTGATCAAACGTGTCGAATCAGCAGTCATGCGCGAGGTCGCCGAGGCGCTCGGCAACACGCCTGCGGTTGCGCGCAGTGCCTACGTGGACCCGCGGGTGGTCGGCGCCTATCGGGAGGGGCTGACCATCGGTGCCGCCGTGCGTCGCGCGGCCCGGGTGAAAAGCAGCGACAAACGCCAGGCGATCCTGGATCGCAGCACGGCCCGACTGATCCGGAAGGTGGGCAGCCAGACATGA
- a CDS encoding glycosyltransferase family 9 protein, producing MMAEDIFVLRALGLGDLMTGFLALRGLRRAYPQARIVLAAPERFRELAMLSGAITDVDPTPALGRLRPRPRAPDVAVNLHGSGPESIAELMALQPKSMLSHRHPRYPGLAGPPWRADLHEVDRWCNLMEWNGIRCDRQDLAIERPPGYPDRSGVVVIHPGAAFPSRRWPPERYAAVAAAIREAGYDVVVTGDAGETGLARCVGEQDGLPESAILAGSLDLLELVALINDCRLLICGDTGVGHVATATGTPSVLLFGPTPPSRWGPPGDGPHVALWAGDCGDPHGDKPDSGLLLLTVARVLDAVHGLLGVTT from the coding sequence ATGATGGCTGAAGACATCTTTGTGCTACGCGCACTGGGCCTGGGCGACTTGATGACAGGCTTCCTAGCGCTGCGCGGGTTGCGACGGGCCTACCCGCAGGCCCGGATCGTGCTGGCAGCGCCCGAGCGGTTCCGCGAACTCGCGATGCTGTCCGGCGCAATCACCGATGTGGACCCGACACCGGCACTGGGCCGGCTGCGGCCGCGACCGCGGGCGCCGGACGTGGCGGTGAACCTTCACGGTAGCGGGCCGGAGAGCATCGCTGAACTAATGGCGCTGCAGCCCAAATCGATGCTCAGCCATCGTCATCCCCGATACCCCGGACTGGCAGGGCCGCCGTGGCGGGCCGATCTGCACGAGGTCGACCGCTGGTGCAATCTGATGGAATGGAACGGAATCCGCTGTGATCGCCAGGATCTGGCGATCGAGCGGCCACCCGGCTACCCGGATCGGTCCGGAGTGGTCGTGATCCACCCCGGCGCGGCATTTCCCTCCCGCCGGTGGCCTCCGGAACGGTATGCCGCGGTTGCGGCGGCGATCCGCGAGGCCGGGTACGACGTCGTGGTGACCGGTGATGCCGGTGAGACCGGGCTGGCGCGCTGCGTCGGCGAGCAGGACGGTTTGCCCGAATCGGCAATCCTGGCAGGCTCTCTCGACCTCCTCGAGCTGGTCGCCCTCATCAATGACTGCCGGTTGTTGATCTGCGGCGACACCGGGGTCGGCCATGTCGCCACAGCAACGGGCACCCCGTCGGTGCTGCTGTTCGGCCCAACGCCGCCGAGCCGGTGGGGTCCGCCCGGAGACGGACCGCACGTGGCGCTGTGGGCCGGAGACTGCGGCGATCCGCACGGCGACAAGCCCGACAGCGGCTTGCTGCTGCTCACGGTGGCGCGGGTGCTCGATGCCGTGCACGGGTTGCTGGGGGTGACGACGTGA
- a CDS encoding CsbD family protein → MTEKNSGPEEGIKGVVEDVKGKTKEAVGTVTGRDDLVREGKAQQDKADAQQDAAQKEAEAESARAGAKAAEKRQQASQQP, encoded by the coding sequence ATGACCGAGAAGAACTCAGGACCTGAAGAAGGCATCAAGGGCGTCGTCGAGGACGTCAAGGGCAAGACCAAGGAAGCTGTCGGCACCGTGACCGGCCGCGATGACCTCGTGCGCGAGGGCAAAGCCCAGCAGGACAAGGCCGACGCCCAGCAGGATGCCGCGCAGAAGGAAGCCGAAGCCGAGTCGGCTCGGGCAGGCGCGAAGGCCGCCGAGAAGCGTCAGCAGGCGAGTCAACAGCCCTAA